TGTGCACATGAGTTGTTAACTTGAGAACTATAAGATACTATTATTGCAATCTTGGATGGGTGGTGTACCGTCATTAGTAAATGGCTATTATTTGTTACATAGCGGCTGAAAGAGGACCTACAATATAATCACAATGTGACAACATTATTTTGTCCATGTGAACGCAAAGCTATCGGACCCGGCAATTTGAACTTAAGGAGGACATTCAAGACTATTAGATTCAATTACTTCACACTCTAGTACTAATTATCACACGACCTCAACTTACTCAATTTTACACTCGTAGATCGACAAAAGAAGACAAACACGCATACAGTTTGTTTCCAAAcaatattcataataaatagACCAACGAAGTTAAGAACTTATAGTATATAGCAACTACACTTGTTAAAGTTAAAACTGAGATGCAcacaaataaacaaagaaaaagaaattaccaGCTGTATGattgattttcttcaattctagTGGCCAAAGTTAGACATGCTACGCCCAGAATTTGAAGGTGTCTTCCAGCTTTGAAGAATCCTTTGCTCAGAATCTGGTCGAGAAGGGTTACTCCTAAAAATGTCGTCTCCTGATGAAGTTTGGTATCTCTCGATCGCTACattattcaacaaaataaagcTACATAATGAAAAAAGTTTGACGAAATGATTGATGACAAGTCGACAAGTCCTAAGCAtgaaaaggaattaaaaaattataaagaatgcatTTCGTGGACTGGAACAGTTGATATGAAACTAAAGGATTCCTGAGAAAATCTCAACTTTCCCGTCCATATGAACACAAATCTCGCTGCTACGAATATGCAAAATATTatcaagataaaaataaactgATAATGTAACCAAGCAGAagtaagaaatgaaatgaaaaaatgggCTAGATGCTGCGCAGTCCGTCAAACTTGACTGATTCTAGGCGCCAAAAGCGTTGGACGCGCGGCAAGCCTCATTCGTTAGAAAGTGCTTATTATAACTTGACGGTTCAACTATTTAACAGGAGCAAAATCATGAACAACTGGCTTTAAGTAGTGAAATATTATAGTACTTAGTAATTTTCACTGATAAATTACAGTTACGTTTAAACCAAAGAGGCGATAGGATTTGCATACATGAAAATACATTAGATGGTAGCAGTGAATATTGTGCCAATACCAGAAAAGTGCATTGTTGGATTAAGTTTCATATCAAATGAGGCAGAGAACTAATTTGATGACCTGTTAAGAATGACTTAGTCATTCAGTTGACACTGAAATATGACAGTGCCTCAAACGTACCTCTGTACAGTTACCAATGTCTCAGATTAGCAAGCTATTAACGTTTAAAATGGAATTTCTGTGCAATATCTTATGCTAATTAACGAATTATTGAGAGAAACGCGGTGGTTTCTAGTTCAAGGACTTACTTCAACTATCCATTGAACCATATTTGATCGTTGCTGGAGGATGAGATCGCCATAATCCGTCGTGGACCGGTACTCATCAACGTAGTCGCGAATAATCAATTGGCGTCTTTCTCTGGTTCTGAATATTCGATAGGTTTCTTCATCGTCCAATCCTTCCAATCtcaaaaactaattttaaataaataaaaaaaatatgtaagtTGTTTGATTAGCTGCAGGTTTGTTGCCGATGAAACGCTAAGGAATCATGAAATTGGAGTATTACCAAAGATTGACCTGcgttctcttcttcaattgaCGAGCTAGTTCTGATGTCTTGAGAGGCACATGATCTTAAAAAATCGCTTCTGAACTGCAGTAACATGCTAAATGCTGATGAAGGAGCTGCATCTTCGTTCGATTTCTCTGAAAAGTCGCTTCCGGattccaagaaatttgaaggaGTGTAATCTGAGCAGTCCGTATCAGAAATCCCCATTAGAATAGTTGACTGAAGCTCGCGCAAGTCCTGGCTAGAGTATTCCGAAACGTCCTCGTAAGATAATTGCTCCGTGCAAGCAAGATCCGATTCAAACTTCAAGCTGTTAGGCCACTGTTCTATTGTCGAATCCGACTTCGAAATAGTGAAAGTTTCATTGACCTCATCCCTCGGTATCTCCGGTACCTGAAATTCCCACACTCTGTTCTCCGCAACCTCTAATCCTTCCTCTTCGAACGAACAGACGCTCTCGAAGATAGATTCAGCCCAAGACTCTACACAAGGAGTGAGTGGCACAGCTCCCTTTCCACAAAGCTTCGACGAGACATCCGCATCAGTCAGTTCGAACTTCAGAGCTCCATTTTCCGCTTGATCGGCTTgatcttcattttcctctaCGGTTCTCCTAAAACCACTCCTAATCTTCAACTTCGAGCTACTCCTTCCGAGAACAACAAAATCAACTCCAGAATTCGACTCCACGCAAGACGATTCAGAAACTTCGACGTTAGCCTCATTCCTTCCCTTCTTAACCTCACAATCCTCGTTAAAGCAATCTCTCGCTACTCCATTGGAAGCAGAATCCAAATTCACTTCAATAAACTCGGCACTCGAACCAAATCGCGTCTTCCGCAAATTCGTCCTCGCGTTCACAGCACCACTCTCCAATTCAAAAACCGCATTGAGTTGACTAGAAACctcacctcctcctcctcctccctgGAAGGAACCGCAGCTGGACTCAGCCGCAGCAAcggaagaagaaacaagacCAACACTCGTACACGGAGCAGCCGAATCCGACTCCGGCAAGCAGAAAACAGGAGAAATCCGAGCGCGTCTCCTGCGAGGAAGCTGAGAACGAAGCTTCTTCTTGGGAGGACACTCCGATTGCGGTTTCGGCTTCGACCTTCGCTTCTTGGATTTCATCGcgaggagaaggaagaggaggCTATGCAGATGAGTTTGGTGATAGAAGCAGTTATGGAAGTTGTGAATTGGAATTTGGAAGTGAGTTAATGGAGTTCTGAGAGGCTCTTTAGTAATTATGTGCAACACAAGTCTTTCTTCATGTGTATTCTGTTAGGAAGTCTGGCGTGTTTAGGATTTGAAGATGAGTGGGCGTACTTGATCTTggttattaattcatttttaatttccaaatattttatttatattagcttcattttgattatttgGATACTAGTTTGTTATTAATCATATCATTGTTCTATATTATCTCATAATCAACACCATATCtacatcaattaatttatgatttattacTTAAATATCAATATAATGTTTGTATATCATTTATACATTTGTCtgtatattcaaattaatttgtgAGTTACACTTTATTGAATGATTTAGACcaacaaaatcataaataactAATGTTTTTATGCACAAAATTTTCGAATGATCTTGACAAGGGAAAGCACAGTGTGTCACAATTGTACTCTTGTGATAGCAAAACAACGATTGTACGACACTTGTTCTAATATGATAAATAAGTCAACGGTATAAAAATTGTAAGTCATGGACAATTCGGATGTATAATCGAACCTCGAGCACGTTTGAGAGAAAGTGTTTTGAAAAACGTGAGGAGGAAATGCTTTAAAAACAATTGGtaagaaagcaatgttatGGGCTCAAAGCAAATGAGCAACTACCACaattttgatagcatataatcCGGGTATAAAGAATTGACGACGAGTCAAATCCTCCATAGTACATTTTAGGGCATTTTAGTCTATTGAGCGTAAACATAATTTTAGTGAACAGTCGCGCACTATTGACATGACATGAATAGTAAAAGTCTAGTCAtacatgaaagcaagtaaaagagaCTTTGAAACATACATGCAACCATGGACCACACGTCCTGAATAAACATAACTAAGATATTTGACACGCTACCATAGGCAACACACCTTGGACAAAAATGATCGTAACACAATTGATTCGGTGTGACAATGAGAGGTGGAATTTGAACCAGCAAAATGAGCGTAGTAAAAtgtttgcattaaaaaaatatttagataatcATTAcctctaaaattaatatttcaatatctctaattaaatcttattgtttatataaaaattatggaaaaaaattcatatttccTTTATCCACATAAAAACGTTTATTTCAAGTCATAAATATATGAGttgtttaaaatatgtttatttaatttaaaaaaaaaaaaaaaacaggatgAGATCaaagataatataaaaagaagataagatTATCTATTAGATTATTGATTGTTCCAAATACCTCTTGAATTTTcctcataaaatatatttatttaagttttttttaatatatgtaatatattataagaaaatgGGCACTTGAAGGCTACATTTATATAAGAAGTCCGTTAATACTACAATGGGCCTAGCACAACCTCAGTCATCGGCCCAATTATACTACAATGGGCCTAGCACAATCTCAGTCATCAGCCCAAGTTCCAAAGTCCATTATTGTAAATTCCAGGGAAGggataaaaatgtaattcCAAACTCGAATTCAAAATCCAGCctatattaaaattgttgCATTTTAAGAAGCTTAGGGATAAGacgaataaattaatattattaaggCATATAAAAATGATTGAATCAAAGCAATTAATCCATATATAaccttttattaattaagagCTCCTTGGGTTCCATTTAGGGGAACATCAATCATATCCCTTCATATGCAATGCTTAGAACTAAAATCATTCTCCAAACTTAGGGATAAACTAATTTTGCATATGAATTATAAATCTTTTCAATTAATATATGTATTCGTTTGTCTCAATTATTGTCgctattatttaaaaaaaaagttgttatGAGTAGATCAACGACAAGGATGATGCCACGTAAGGAGTGAGCAGCATAATAACCATGGAGTGGCAGCACAGACAATTGCAACTTATTTAATCCAAAAACCTTATCCGGTTTAGTTGAGAAACGTGCTGCTGCCCGCTGgttttttggtttattttcaCTCCCATTTCTTCGTTATCCATTTTGCTGCATCGctatcataatttttatttatttattttctctcatgcgaaattaaaaataaaataaaattaaaaataatagctAAACTGAGAAGAGCGTGCCAGGTGTACCATCCTGTGCTTCGTGCTTATCCACGTCAGAAACCAAGACCCCAATTTACGCATTAGATGGATTAAGTACATTATCCATGTTTTCAATTTATCCTCTTACTTGTAGAGCCCCCTTGGGCTTACGTGGCATTTTCGGTCAATGTGACGTCCAGCTGGAGTCAGGTGGGTGTGGCTGGCTGTTCCCAATCTCCGATgtaccccttttttttctttttatttgaatttaaattttaaataatttacctctcggtattatttttttaaccccATCCATGTGACCCATATGAAAGGACCATCTCACGCCGGAGAAACGGAAtggctttattttatttaatccaTAAAGTTTTGAGatattgtaattaattatcttattACTATGCCACGTCAAATCATCACCccttaatattatttgtttggttGCTCTATGCGTATAAGAATGTGATTTATTTGGAAATGTTAAATACATAGGttgattttataaaatatccatatatacttatttattttcttttttatatattaaaataattataaatataacaatataaaaaacaattacaaagtttagtattttttaaaaaaaatgttaatcaCTTATCCGACTCATCCTAtaattagtatattttattttatgtaatcaCAATGGTCGggcataaaaaataatttattaatcactaattaaatatattatcaactttttgttattaaaaaaaattgtttggacagtatgtaattttaaaaatgttatttaataaataaataaaaatttcacaTATATAAACCAATTCATTCAAGGCGTGTTTCattataaacaataatatCACGTTCTATATAAACtgcgtttaaaaaatactagtttcgttaatatattttttaatttttttttaaagttaaaatataaaattttaaatattacattcattctttacttttattacaaaaaaaaattcaaaacaactTTTTAATGTGAGAACCagagtattttttatgatattataagataataattagtagaaaatttataatataaaactgCCTCTGTGCAACGCTCTTAAATAATTActagaagaagggaaaaaagggCTCCTAAGTGGGCCCTACTCACCAGTTCAATGCTCGTGGCATTGGCAACAATAACAATGGCAAGAGCNATCTAGAGAGAAggaagcaaaaaaagaaaaggataagAACAAGGGGGTGGGAATTTATCCAGTGCTACTCAGATGTACCATCAAAACCCACACTCTTTACTTCTCCACCGTCCAATCTGATTTGATCTGACCCATCTgttcattctcctcttcatctctctctctctctctctctctctctctcctcttttggATCACTGAATTCCGAATATGCTTCTTCCCACCACTTGAGcgttgtttcattttttattttttgtatttcctCTCCAAATtggtaaattatttaaaaaaaaaagttgaaatttggATTTGTGTATCCTTTTCTTCGGGGTCTCAGTGGATTCATCATCTCAGTACTCTGGGAGAGACAGTGTGTGTTTGTGTTCatgttcttctcttttctttcttgtctgAATCCAGTCGGAAGCCTTCTAGAAGTAGAACCAAACCCCCGTAATCAATTCTCCccaacattttctttcaacCCCGGATTTTCAATTTCTCGTTCTGGTTTTGGTTCGATTTCAGTCGCTTTTTCCCTAGTTTTAAACGGGTTTTTGAAATACCCATTTCCCTCAGTTTCATGGATTGATCTTACAGACTGAAATCCCTTCAGAATCCATGGTTTCCAGGTCGTATTCCAATTTACTCGAACTCGCCACCGGAGAATCGCCGTCTTTCGGCCGTATAAACCGCCAAATCCCCCGGATTGTGACCGTCGCCGGCTTAATCTCCGACGTCGACAACGACCCATCCGAGAGCGTCTCCTCGGAGccgtcctcctcctccacctctCGCGACCGGATTATCATCGTCGCCAATGAGCTTCCCATCAGAGCCCACCGGATATCCGGCAACGGCGGAGCCACCACCAACTGGACTTTCAGCTGGGATGAAAATTCCCTTCTCCTCCAGCTGAAAGACGGGCTGGGAGATGATGATTTTGAAGTGTTTTATGTGGGTTGTCTTAAGGAAGATATTCACCCAAATGAACAAGATGAAGTCTCTCAAATACTTCTAGAGACTTTCAAATGCGTGCCAACATTTCTCACTCAAGATCTTTACACAAGGTACTACCATGGCTTCTGCAAGCAGCAGCTATGGCCTCTGTTTCATTACATGTTGCCTCTGTCGCCTGACCTCGGCGGTCGATTCAATCGACCACTATGGCAGGCTTATGTTAAAGTTAATAAAATCTTTGCTGATAAGATCATGGAAGTGATCAATCCTGAAGACGATTTTGTTTGGATTCATGATTATCATCTTATGGTACTGCCTACTTTTTTGAGGAAGAGATTCAATAGGGTTAAGCTTGGATTCTTTTTGCATAGCCCTTTCCCATCGTCGGAGATATATCGAACACTTCCGATCCGGGAAGAGCTCTTACGAGCACTCCTGAATTCAGATTTGATAGGGTTTCATACTTTTGATTATGCTAGGCATTTTCTATCTTGTTGTAGTCGAATGTTCGGTCTAACGTATGAGTCGAAACGGGGTTATATCGGGATAGAGTATTACGGTCGAACGATTAGTATTAAGATCCTTCCTGTTGGGATTCATATGGGTCAGCTTCAATCTGTTTTGAGTCTTGGGAAGACTGAGGAGAAGGTTAGTGAGGTTATTAAGCAGTTTCGTGATCGGGATCGGATCATGTTGCTCGGTGTGGACGATATGGACATATTTAAGGGGATAAGTTTGAAGCTTTTGGCTATGGAGCAGTTGTTGATGACGCACCCTGAGTGGGAGGGCAAGGTTGTGTTGGTGCAGATTGCCAACCCTGCAAGAGGTAGAGGGAAAGATGTTAAGGAAGTTCGGGACGAGATGAAGGCAACTGTTAGGCGGATTAACGATACGTTTGGGAGACCTGGGTACGAGCCAATCGTGTTGATTGAGGAACCACTCAAATTCTATGAGAGAATTGCATATTATACGGTTGCTGAATGTTGTTTGGTCACAGCGGTTCGGGACGGTATGAATCTCATTCCATACGAGTACATTGTCAGTCGTCAAGGGAATGATAAGTTGGATAAACTCATGGGCTGGGAATCATCAGCTCCGAAGAAGAGTATGTTGGTTCTATCCGAGTTCATCGGGTGCTCTCCATCCTTAAGTGGAGCGATTCGAGTTAATCCCTGGAATATCGATGCTGTAGCTGATGCAATGGAATGTGCATTGGAGATGGCAGATGCAGAGAAGCAGCTCCGCCATGAGAAGCATTTTAGATATGTGAGCACGCACGACGTCGGGTATTGGGCTCGGAGTTTCCTACAAGATTTGGAGAGGACTTGTAGGGATCATGTGAGGCAGAGATGTTGGGGTATCGGGTTCGGTTTAAGTTTTAGAGTTGTGGCCCTTGATCTGAACTTCAGGAAGCTCGCTATGGAACACATAATTTCGACTTATAAGAGGACGAAGTCTCGGGCTATTCTTTTGGACTACGATGGTACGTTAATGCCTCAAGCTTCAATTGACAAGGGCCCTACTTCAAAATGCCTCGAAACTCTTGATACCTTGTGTCGAGATAAGAAAAACACGGTGTTCATTGTGAGTGCAAAAACTCGAAAAACACTTGCTGAATGGTTTGGCCCTTGCGAAAAACTCAGCATTGCTGCCGAGCACGGATACTTTATTAGGTGAATTCTCACACGATGAATACGTTCTCTTGTATCGTTCCATTGATCGTACATCCGAAATTAAAGCGAttgttctcctcttctttCAGGCTAAAGCAGGATGAGGAATGGGAGACCAGTTTGCCAGTTGCAGATTGCTGTTGGAAACAGATTGTGCAGCCAGTGATGAAACTCTACACTGAAACGACCGATGGATCGACAATCGAAGATCGAGAAACTGCACTCGGATGGTGTTATGAAGATGCAGATCCAGATTTCGGTTCGTGTCAAGCTAAGGAGCTCCTTGATCATCTCGAAAGCGTACTAGCCAATGAGCCAGTTACCGTAAAAAGTGGTCAAAGCATTGTGGAAGTTAAACCACAGGTACAAACTCATTGCCATCATCGTTTAATTATCATTGTTTCTGATCTTCGTAGTCCattaatttactaaatatgAGTTACTTTAGGACTGGCTATAATCATGTGTACTGTCATAACTTTATTCGAAATCCTTAGAAACTATTCGTTCGATTATCGACCGGTAACTAACAAAACCGTTGATTTTAACTGAGGAGTATTTTTTCCTATCAACCTTAACAATGGATGACCTGATGATCGTAGGGCGTCAGCAAGGGTCTCGTAGCGAAACGACTACTCTCTGCAATGCAAGATAAGGGGACTCCTGCAGATTTTGTTCTCTGCATTGGCGACGACCGATCAGATGAAGACATGTTCAAGGTGATCTCAAGTTCCATGGCAGGTCCATCGGTTGCACCCCGAGCTGAAATTTTTGCTTGTACGGTAGGGAAGAAACCGAGCAAAGCCAAGTATTACCTCGACGATCCATCGGAAATTGCTAGGCTGATGCATGGTTTGGCTTCGGTGTCGAGGCCGAACGTCCCGCCTTATCCATCCCCAAGCTGAAGAACAAGGTGCATAAGCTTGAAGTTTTTGATTCGTCAATGTACATATTGCTGCAGTTCCACGCAAGGAAGAAAGTAAAAGATGTAAATGAGCGGGGCTTtgatgaacttaaaaaaaagatatgtgaaaaaaaatgtttttttattatcatattatattttccatgtatttttatttttcctagagctataactatttatttagttaCTATGTttgtgattatttatttaaaaatttcaaagtcaattttataatggaagattaatttataaaattaattttaaatgcaaACTTACCTAAAAATTATGGCAATAAGAAGGGtgattattaataatttaatgtgcaataaaattcaaccatttttttttaatcaacattattcaacaaaatatactaaaattttGGTACAAGCAAGatagctttaattttctttaatgcatatttattaacttttctttaataaaatttaattatacaaTAATGATAAACTTTAGGTCGTTTCAATAATGCAGAACATTCAATATTATCCATatgtaataattttgttaagttAGTATAATTTTCTCCTATGTCAATTATTgactatttaaaattaaattaataacctATAATCTTTATATGGATGGatattataaatggtaaaaaaatatcaattttgagtttttaggACATGAATTTCAACTGATCAACTTAAACCTTATCCAACTTGCTCTCGATGAGATCATAGAGATGTTCACGAGGTGAGTCAGGACTATCTCTATCATCtcgaattattattatttttttcatggaTTGGGGCGGGGCAAGACCGAGAATATGATTCTTGTCTCCAACTCCATTTAGTTTATAGAAAGAAATCTTTCCAAATTTCTACctcatttttttggtttaaatgGTGATTTTAGCCATCAAGCTAAATAGATATATTGGGTGCTTGGTGTCATAGTCATGCTCGTGCAGGACATGTTGTCCTGCATGCCCATGCCATGCTAAACcctttatttgatttcatgttgtattgtcttactattgtattttctgtttatatgattattcgacaaaatcatgtctaggcctgctaAATCGGAATCACCTCAAAATGTACCATAAAGGATGCGACTAGTCGTCAACTCCTCCTGCCTAGATTTTGTATGACTGTTTGATGAAATCATGTTTACGATTGTCATACGTGAATCGcctcaaaatatattatagggGATGCACCTAATTGTCAATTCTTCGTACCTAAAGTTATATGCTTTCTAAGCGGTTCTGTTGTCTTTTTTTATAGTctataacattgctttcaaACCCTATTTAGAAAATCTCTCGGCccatattctaaaattttcttttcaggaatttccatttttcaatttcttaatgATAAAGATGATGATAATGAAACCTCACATTCGTGAAACATAGTCATTGATTTGAGCATACGTTGTTCGACGGTAAACGAAATGAATCAAAATTAACTTAACTCGCTCTAGTAGTGAAAGTACATAAATTGTGACGCTAGATTTGTTGAGATGATCCAGGGCAGATAGCAGCGTTTTGAGTGCTGCCCAAGATAactgtcgaacaaaaaaaggaaatataattaattgagGGTTTGAAATTGGATTAAGAAAACCAAAATGCACGTGTCACGATGTAAGTGGTGAAATTACTACAAGATCTCTCTTTAGAACAGCACCGATGGCGAAAGCCAAACCGCGGAGAAGAGAAGCGTCCACTGACATGCCTGCCTCTCAAAAACCCAACCACACGACGCGGCAAAAAAGGGATAAACCCCAAAATTCTTCCTGTTCTACCCAATTCCCCGAATCATTTTTCTATGCTTTCCTTctaatttcttcctttatcCTTTTGCTTTCCTCCTAATTACGCTATCTAATCTCATCGGACTTCGAGAATTTTGCGATGGTGAAATCCGCGGGGGAGCGGCAGGGATCTTCGGTGGCGCCTTTTCTGAAGAAATTGTACGAGATGGTCGACGATGAGGCAACCAATTCCATTATCTCGTGGAGTCCGAGGGATGATAGCTTTACGATTTTGGACATGACTCATTTCTCTGTCCACTTGCTTCCTAAGTACTTTAAGCACAGTAATTTCTCTAGCTTTATGCGGCAGCTTAACATCTATGTGagtttcttgtttgttttattgtcGTTTGAAATTTTCGATGCGATGTTtgtgttctgttttttttttttttttttttttttNNNNNNNNNNNNNNNNNNNNNNNNNNNNNNNNNNNNNNNNNNNNNNNNNNNNNNNNNNNNNNNNNNNNNNNNNNNNNNNNNNNNNNNNNNNNNNNNNNNNNNNNNNNNNNNNNNNNNNNNNNNNNNNNNNNtttttttttttttttttttttttttttttttttttttttttttttttttttttttttttttttttttttttttttttttggccttgctgatttttcttctctggtATTCACTCTAATAGACTTGCGATATATCTTATCTTGTTTATGCAGTCGTCATTTGTTGTTCTTGAGTTCTGATTAAATGGGAAAGTTGCTCTGTCGTGGACTCATCTTCTTTCTAGTTGCCCTAATTGGTAATAACGCAATTGAGGATTATAGGTATTCACGAACTGGGAGGAGTTATATTCAAGATTGACTTGGAAAAGGCTTCGATGGGGACTTGATTGAAATTATGTTAGGTCGCTTAATTACTCTGTTTTGGTTAATGGTAAGCTCAGAGGAGAATTTTGCCTCCACACAGGGGGAACCTTagccctttctttttcaacaaCACGTTCAGTACTGTGTTATCAACAAAAACATTGCAAATCCTTTTTTTAGTAAATGCCAAATAACATATACTATTTATTAGAACCAGCTTGCTCAGGGCCTAATAAGAGGAGCTGCACCATACATCATGACATAGTTACCagcttcctcttcttcaaATTCGTTATCATCATATTCTAATTCTTTTCATCAAAAGTATTAGTTGGAAGTTCAAAGGACTCTTTATTTCCATCTACTAGCGTAGGTTGCTTGTGGTTGGTACTGTCATTAGGAGTTGGGACTAGCACGTGGGTGATGATGCTACTGGATTGAAGGGGCGTCCATGGAGGTTTTGAAGGTTGGCTATTGTCAAAAGGGGATTTGGGTGGAGTACCATTGGGCAGGAGTTTCGTATTGGGGTTTTTCCATTGTCATAAATGCTCACCAAGTTGTTTTTGTCTTTGGCCACAGAAAGGGCATTGTGCGTTGGGTCATTAGGCAAGGTTTGTAGTCATTGAAAGAAGCTCATTTTCTAGGATGATTAAAATGATTCCTAAGGGATTCTTGCAGGGTTGCTAATGCAATGAACCGCTTGGATAAAACCACTCTTCAACATACTATTTACTGTCTGATTATGTTCGGTATATCGTTGAGGGTATttcagaatttttttattcaaattttctgGTAGAGGAAGAACCCTGGCTCTGAGTTGATGTTTCATCCTCAACTAGAAGTGTATCGGTTTTCCTTCCTTCATGAGTTCTATTCAGTTGAAATTGCTCACTAGGCTGCTGGTCTCCTCCACCCACAATTTCTGAGCAACCAtttaaactctttttttttttttttcttttagtatgTTCATATTCCCGAGCAATAATTTTCTACTGCATGTACATTCAAGAAAATCTTCTATGTGATGGTGGCCATCAAAATAGGATAGATCATCCTTTTGCTTGTATTGATTGGCTGAACACTTGAGGAGAATTTTCTGAATCCCAAACTTGTTGCACTACCCATAgtatacatttttaaattcttcttGTGTTTCACTCTTAGGTGCTGGTTCATGGATGAGCCCCAAGGCTTGCCAGACAAAGACAAACTAATCAGAAGT
This genomic window from Cucurbita pepo subsp. pepo cultivar mu-cu-16 chromosome LG01, ASM280686v2, whole genome shotgun sequence contains:
- the LOC111810283 gene encoding cyclin-SDS-like, which gives rise to MKSKKRRSKPKPQSECPPKKKLRSQLPRRRRARISPVFCLPESDSAAPCTSVGLVSSSVAAAESSCGSFQGGGGGGEVSSQLNAVFELESGAVNARTNLRKTRFGSSAEFIEVNLDSASNGVARDCFNEDCEVKKGRNEANVEVSESSCVESNSGVDFVVLGRSSSKLKIRSGFRRTVEENEDQADQAENGALKFELTDADVSSKLCGKGAVPLTPCVESWAESIFESVCSFEEEGLEVAENRVWEFQVPEIPRDEVNETFTISKSDSTIEQWPNSLKFESDLACTEQLSYEDVSEYSSQDLRELQSTILMGISDTDCSDYTPSNFLESGSDFSEKSNEDAAPSSAFSMLLQFRSDFLRSCASQDIRTSSSIEEENAGQSLFLRLEGLDDEETYRIFRTRERRQLIIRDYVDEYRSTTDYGDLILQQRSNMVQWIVERSRDTKLHQETTFLGVTLLDQILSKGFFKAGRHLQILGVACLTLATRIEENQSYSWMQQRSIRVGDNTYRRSEVVGMEWLVQEVLKFQCFLPTVYNFLGFYLKAAGGDSDLENRAKNFAVLVLTDQVQFCYFPSTIAAAVVLLASLGETQDLPNQRVIETHVRTESDDLPECIESLEWLLKFV
- the LOC111801845 gene encoding alpha,alpha-trehalose-phosphate synthase [UDP-forming] 6-like, with product MVSRSYSNLLELATGESPSFGRINRQIPRIVTVAGLISDVDNDPSESVSSEPSSSSTSRDRIIIVANELPIRAHRISGNGGATTNWTFSWDENSLLLQLKDGLGDDDFEVFYVGCLKEDIHPNEQDEVSQILLETFKCVPTFLTQDLYTRYYHGFCKQQLWPLFHYMLPLSPDLGGRFNRPLWQAYVKVNKIFADKIMEVINPEDDFVWIHDYHLMVLPTFLRKRFNRVKLGFFLHSPFPSSEIYRTLPIREELLRALLNSDLIGFHTFDYARHFLSCCSRMFGLTYESKRGYIGIEYYGRTISIKILPVGIHMGQLQSVLSLGKTEEKVSEVIKQFRDRDRIMLLGVDDMDIFKGISLKLLAMEQLLMTHPEWEGKVVLVQIANPARGRGKDVKEVRDEMKATVRRINDTFGRPGYEPIVLIEEPLKFYERIAYYTVAECCLVTAVRDGMNLIPYEYIVSRQGNDKLDKLMGWESSAPKKSMLVLSEFIGCSPSLSGAIRVNPWNIDAVADAMECALEMADAEKQLRHEKHFRYVSTHDVGYWARSFLQDLERTCRDHVRQRCWGIGFGLSFRVVALDLNFRKLAMEHIISTYKRTKSRAILLDYDGTLMPQASIDKGPTSKCLETLDTLCRDKKNTVFIVSAKTRKTLAEWFGPCEKLSIAAEHGYFIRLKQDEEWETSLPVADCCWKQIVQPVMKLYTETTDGSTIEDRETALGWCYEDADPDFGSCQAKELLDHLESVLANEPVTVKSGQSIVEVKPQGVSKGLVAKRLLSAMQDKGTPADFVLCIGDDRSDEDMFKVISSSMAGPSVAPRAEIFACTVGKKPSKAKYYLDDPSEIARLMHGLASVSRPNVPPYPSPS